In Piliocolobus tephrosceles isolate RC106 chromosome 6, ASM277652v3, whole genome shotgun sequence, the following are encoded in one genomic region:
- the TMX1 gene encoding thioredoxin-related transmembrane protein 1, which produces MAPSGSSAVPLAVLVLLLWGAPWTHGRRSNVRVITDENWRELLEGDWMIEFYAPWCPACQNLQPEWESFAEWGEDLEVNVAKVDVTEQPGLSGRFIITALPTIYHCKDGEFRRYQGPRTKKDFINFISDKEWKSIEPVSSWFGPGSVLMSSMSALFQLSMWIRACHNYFIEDLGLPVWGSYTVFALATLFSGLLLGLCMIFVADCLCPSKRRRPQPYPYPSKQLLSESAQPLKKVEEEQEADEEDVSEEEAERKEGTNKDFPQNAIRQRSLGPSLATDKS; this is translated from the exons ATGGCGCCCTCCGGGAGTTCTGCAGTTCCCCTGGCAGTCCTGGTGCTGTTGCTTTGGGGTGCTCCCTGGACGCACGGGCGGCGGAGCAACGTTCGCGTCATCACGGACGAGAACTGGAGAGAGCTGCTGGAAGGAGACTGGATGATAGAATT TTACGCCCCGTGGTGCCCTGCTTGTCAAAATCTTCAACCGGAATGGGAAAGTTTTGCTGAATGGGGAGAAGATCTTGAGGTTAATGTTGCGAAAGTAGATGTCACAGAGCAGCCAG GACTGAGTGGACGGTTTATCATAACTGCTCTTCCTACTATTTATCA TTGTAAAGATGGTGAATTTAGGCGCTATCAGGGTCCAAGGACTAAGAAGGACTTCATAAACTTTATAAGTGATAAAGAGTGGAAGAGTATTGAGCCTGTTTCATCATGGTTTGGTCCAGGTTCTGTTCT GATGAGTAGTATGTCAGCACTCTTTCAGCTATCTATGTGGATCAGG gcTTGCCATAACTACTTTATTGAAGACCTTGGATTGCCAGTGTGGGGATCATATACTGTTTTTGCTTTAGCAACTCTGTTTTCCGGACTGTTATTAGGACTc tgtaTGATATTTGTGGCAGATTGCCTTTGTCCTTCAAAAAGGCGCAGACCACAGCCATACCCATACCCTTCaa AACAATTATTATCAGAATCCGCACAACCTTTGAAAAAAGTGGAGGAGGAACAAGAGGCGGATGAAGAAGATGTTTCAGAAGAAGAAGCTGAACGTaaagaaggaacaaacaaagaCTTTCCACAGAATGCCATAAGACAACGCTCTCTGGGTCCATCATTGGCCACAGATAAATCCTAG